The following proteins come from a genomic window of Metarhizium brunneum chromosome 2, complete sequence:
- the CWC27 gene encoding Peptidyl-prolyl isomerase CWC27 — protein MSAIYNLEPQPTASAIIHTTLGEILVELFAKQAPLTCRNFLQHSLDGYYDGTVFHRLVPNFILQGGDPTGTGNGGESIYDGGAFSGDLDPWPMDERRGQNAGPTGINFKDEFHSRLKFNRRGLLGMANESRADTNGSQFFFTLDKTEELNGKNTLFGRVAGDTIYNLAKIGESEVDEASERPLYPVKIEKVEILVNPFEDMRKRSRVATQAVEKSLSADKSKKKKRKGGKQLLSFGDEEVGEEEEPVFKKAKFDTRLIAQEEEPAEEPKKDKVGKKNSAKEDKKKKKPTLQEHSDEERPASNAENIKQTSQPKEDVREEAEELSDVPEPPKKTALQKANEELAALKASMRRTIHSEQPAEDTKRKSALESMIPESSMRARKRRPGGNNTSGSDDQAAMRLLRAFQSRLEKAPPEKEITESAEKRDEGSKDATGAGDEAELCDLHFIANCQSCTAWDKQGKEESDDEGWMSHSLSFAADRLGKDLSNRKKAEEELVVIDPREKARTLKEDKRADREAKMGGSRAWDQARDQARNAKLARVSSLAGRGAK, from the coding sequence ATGTCAGCGATTTACAATCTCGAGCCGCAGCCAACGGCGTCGGCAATCATCCACACGACCCTGGGAGAGATCCTCGTTGAACTTTTTGCCAAACAAGCCCCTCTCACCTGTCGCAACTTTCTGCAACATAGTCTGGACGGGTACTACGATGGCACAGTTTTCCACAGATTGGTCCCCAACTTCATTTTACAGGGTGGTGATCCTACAGGTACCGGAAATGGCGGCGAGTCCATCTACGACGGCGGCGCATTCAGCGGCGACTTGGATCCGTGGCCAATGGACGAGCGAAGGGGCCAAAATGCAGGTCCTACAGGCATAAACTTCAAAGACGAATTTCACTCACGTCTCAAGTTCAACCGAAGAGGTCTGCTAGGTATGGCCAACGAGAGTCGTGCAGATACAAACGGCAGCCAGTTCTTTTTTACGTTGGATAAAACCGAGGAGTTGAATGGGAAGAATACATTGTTTGGACGGGTCGCGGGCGATACGATATATAATTTGGCCAAGATTGGAGAGTCCGAGGTAGACGAAGCGAGTGAAAGACCGCTATATCCAGTGAAGATTGAGAAGGTGGAAATATTGGTGAATCCGTTTGAGGACATGAGAAAGAGATCGAGGGTCGCGACACAAGCTGTGGAAAAATCACTATCTGCGGATAaatcgaagaagaagaagaggaagggAGGCAAACAGCTGCTAAGCTTTGGGGATGAGGAGGtgggagaggaggaagagccGGTGTTTAAGAAGGCCAAGTTTGATACGAGATTGATTGCACAGGAAGAGGAGCCAGCGGAGGAGCCAAAGAAAGACAAGGTCGGCAAAAAGAACTCTGCCAAggaagacaagaagaagaagaagcctaCGCTGCAGGAGCACTCTGACGAGGAACGACCTGCTTCAAATGCAGAGAATATCAAGCAAACAAGCCAACCAAAAGAGGATGTCCGAGAAGAGGCGGAGGAATTATCAGACGTGCCAGAaccgccaaagaagacggcTCTCCAAAAAGCCAATGAAGAGCTGGCAGCATTAAAGGCCTCGATGCGTCGAACCATTCACTCGGAACAGCCGGCAGAAGACACAAAGAGGAAGTCTGCTCTCGAGTCCATGATACCAGAGTCATCAATGCGAGCGAGGAAGCGACGACCAGGAGGCAACAATACTAGCGGAAGCGATGATCAAGCGGCCATGCGTCTGTTGCGAGCTTTTCAGTCGAGGTTGGAAAAGGCTCCGCCAGAGAAGGAAATAACTGAATCCGCAGAAAAGCGAGACGAGGGCAGCAAGGACGCAACAGGCGCAGGTGATGAAGCAGAGCTTTGCGATTTGCACTTTATTGCCAACTGCCAGAGCTGCACGGCTTGGGACAAGCAGGGCAAGGAGgagagcgacgacgagggctgGATGTCACACTCGCTGTCCTTTGCAGCAGATAGGCTGGGTAAAGACCTGAGTAATCGGAAGAAGGCGGAGGAAGAACTGGTGGTCATTGATCCGCGGGAGAAGGCCCGTACGCTTAAAGAGGACAAACGGGCGGACCGGGAAGCAAAGATGGGCGGATCGCGGGCTTGGGATCAAGCGAGGGACCAGGCTCGCAATGCGAAGTTGGCGAGGGTCAGTTCGCTTGCAGGTAGGGGGGCCAAGTAG
- the CLAH10 gene encoding Aldehyde dehydrogenase, translating to MTLTVELKTPITGPYQQPIGLFINNEWVEGVDKKRFEVINPATEEVITSVCEATEKDVDIAVAAARKAFETTWKQVTPQQRSVLMIKLADLVEKNVDLLASVESLDNGKSITMARGDVGAVAGCIRYYGGWADKIEGRTIDIAPDMFHYTRPEPLGVCGQIIPWNFPLLMLSWKIGPALATGNTIVMKSAEQTPLSALVFANLIKEAGFPPGVFNLISGFGKVAGAAISSHMDVDKVAFTGSTVIGRTIMKAAASSNLKKVTLELGGKSPNIIFNDADIEQAISWVNFGIYFNHGQCCCAGSRIFVQEGIYDKFLEAFKKRTQQNKVGDPFAKDTFQGPQVSQLQYDRIMSYIKSGKDEGATVEVGGERHGDKGYFIQPTIFSNVHADMKIMQEEIFGPVCSISKFKDEEEVIKLGNQTAYGLAAAIHTKDLNTSIRVSNALKAGTVWVNCYNMLSHQLPFGGFKESGIGRELGEAALANYTQNKSVAVRLGGAIF from the exons ATGACTCTGACCGTCGAGCTCAAGACCCCGATCACGGGCCCTTACCAGCAGCCCATTGGTCT TTTCATCAACAACGAGTGGGTTGAGGGTGTTGACAAGAAGAGGTTTGAGGTCATCAACCCCGCCACTGAAGAAGTCATTACCTCTGTCTGTGAAGCCACCGAGAAGGATGTCGACATTgctgtcgccgccgcccgcaagGCTTTCGAAACCACCTGGAAGCAGGTTACTCCCCAACAGCGATCCGTCTTGATGATCAAGCTTGCCGATCTCGTTGAGAAGAACGTCGACCTCCTCGCCTCTGTAGAGTCTCTCGACAATGGCAAGTCCATTACCATGGCCAGGGGTGACGttggtgctgttgctggctGCATCCGATACTATGGTGGATGGGCCGACAAGATCGAGGGCAGGACTATTGACATTGCCCCCGACATGTTTCACTACACCCGACCAGAGCCC CTCGGTGTTTGCGGCCAAATCATTCCCTGGAACTTTCCGCTTCTCATGCTCTCCTGGAAGATTGGTCCCGCACTTGCCACTGGCAACACCATTGTCATGAAGTCCGCTGAGCAAACTCCTCTGTCAGCGCTCGTCTTCGCCAACCTGATCAAGGAGGCTGGTTTCCCTCCCGGTGTCTTCAATCTTATTTCTGGTTTCGGCAAGGTTGCCGgtgccgccatctcctcccACATGGACGTCGACAAGGTTGCCTTCACTGGTTCCACCGTCATTGGCCGCACCATTATGAAGGCCGCTGCTTCATCTAACCTGAAGAAAGTCACCTTGGAGCTTGGTGGCAAGTCTCCCAACATTATTTTCAACGATGCCGATATTGAGCAGGCTATTTCATGGGTCAACTTTGGCATTTACTTCAACCACGGACAGTGCTGCTGCGCCGGTAGTCGAATCTTTGTCCAGGAGGGCATCTATGATAAGTTCCTTGAGGCCTTCAAGAAGCGAACTCAGCAGAACAAGGTCGGAGATCCTTTCGCCAAGGACACCTTCCAGGGTCCTCAGGTCAGCCAGCTCCAGTACGACCGCATCATGAGCTATATCAAGTCTGGCAAGGACGAAGGCGCCACCGTTGAGGTCGGTGGTGAGCGCCACGGTGACAAGGGGTACTTTATCCAGCCCACCATCTTTAGCAATGTCCACGCCGATATGAAGATCATGCAGGAGGAAATTTTCGGCCCTGTCTGCTCCATCTCCAAATtcaaggatgaggaggaagttATCAAGTTGGGCAACCAGACGGCCTATGgccttgctgctgccatTCACACCAAGGATCTCAACACTAGCATCCGCGTCAGCAATGCCCTGAAGGCTGGAACCGTCTGGGTCAACT GCTACAACATGCTCTCACATCAACT GCCATTCGGTGGTTTCAAGGAGTCCGGTATTGGCCGCGAACTTGGTGAGGCTGCCCTTGCCAACTATACCCAGAACAAGAGTGTTGCTGTGAGACTTGGTGGTGCCATCTTCTAA
- the Rgp1 gene encoding RAB6A-GEF complex partner protein 2, whose amino-acid sequence MPPDISSNIRVFVRWRDQTVFAGEDVKCTVTFKNVAPTPSQQQRQQQQSQQQQKPHGERQRLAVPLQARAKANVGLAAPPPTNATRGHRRSALSLSVSSTNSHSRSGSVQWSQATGSGGDWRPGHAHKRSLSIVSIGSANNAEDHVQRNESPSRPHRPHRGHSRAASLQISAQGATSPGPGPQSAPFFPRHMSSPLFNASYPPDRFGRLSGASTAPNTPGLGGQRRAPKSPARREMPNFRFPGGPSTRNAEAASPNLKSPDGLLSPRQVSPHESNGLAVRLKEQPQPPSAVDRPAARILASNTIPGGTPRSSGEFYSMSNNSSETLVSEYVTQPLARGNGRSPHTRRSSGMSPQQQKMPESLMMGYAQIQGSFILDGSLISLGPFEQVKKKGAVGGRGGGVVGLEQTKRDTGFLGSFGWGNISNSLGFLGGEELSTIKEIRGAVNSKSIPLLSTPQSILFVDLQLAPGESRSYEYTFRLPKGLPPSHKGKTIKISYSLVIGTQRAGGAKEQQVRSVEIPFRVLGSVNSHGEILGHDLMSPYILLRDAAEVKSLGKHVRMHKSRASFGPPATMNEFLNYVDDLASRRRDSTGIALLSPTESTAQRRPSTYEEVGTAKEAIHLAIMRSNMAGDGQQSANRFEIARNGQRVGVVMLTRPAYRLGEVVTMAIDFTDADIPCYAVHTTLETSEKVDSSLAIRSESSLQRVTRKVYVASSEAAMYSRRVVFTPTIPISATPEFVTTGVNLEWKIRVDFVVPYQGSDTTHLGELQVPHPLLEQISQDEKGGLVLVAIENLACESFDISVPLRVYGAVGSGLERLERDEASEEGLVV is encoded by the exons ATGCCTCCCGACATATCCAGCAACATCCGCGTCTTCGTCCGCTGGCGCGACCAGACCGTCTTCGCCGGCGAGGACGTCAAATGCACCGTGACATTCAAGAACGTCGCCCCGACACCGAGCCAGCAGCAacgccaacagcagcaatcccaacagcagcagaagcCACATGGAGAAAGACAACGATTGGCGGTGCCGCTGCAGGCCCGGGCGAAGGCCAATGTCGGCctggcagcgccgcctccgACTAACGCGACAAGAGGGCATCGGAGGTCTGCTTTGTCCCTTAGCGTTTCATCAACCAATTCTCATAGTCGATCGGGTTCAGTACAATGGTCACAGGCTACCGGTAGCGGCGGGGATTGGCGGCCGGGCCACGCACACAAGCGGTCACTGTCCATTGTATCGATTGGGTCGGCGAATAATGCAGAGGATCATGTTCAGCGGAATGAATCCCCATCAAGGCCGCACCGGCCGCATCGGGGTCACAGTCGTGCGGCGAGTTTACAAATCTCAGCACAAGGCGCGACGTCGCCAGGTCCGGGACCACAATCAG CGCCTTTCTTCCCTCGACATATGAGCTCCCCGCTTTTCAATGCATCATATCCTCCTGATCGCTTTGGGAGGCTCTCTGGAGCTTCCACTGCGCCGAATACGCCCGGGCTGGGTGGCCAAAGACGAGCACCGAAATCACCAGCGAGACGAGAAATGCCAAACTTTCGATTCCCTGGAGGCCCTTCAACCAGAAATGCAGAGGCTGCTAGTCCGAATCTCAAATCTCCTGATGGGCTTCTGAGTCCGAGGCAAGTTAGTCCTCACGAGAGTAACGGCTTGGCCGTGCGGTTAAAGGAGCAGCCGCAACCGCCAAGCGCCGTGGACCGACCAGCGGCGAGGATTCTGGCGAGCAATACGATTCCTGGGGGCACACCGCGGAGTAGTGGAGAGTTTTATTCTATGAGCAACAATTCGTCAGAAACTCTGGTATCTGAATATGTGACGCAGCCGCTAGCACGGGGTAATGGCCGTTCACCACACACCAGACGGAGCTCCGGAATgtcgccgcagcagcagaaaATGCCAGAGTCATTAATGATGGGTTATGCCCAAATCCAAGGGTCCTTCATTTTGGATGGTTCGCTAATTAGTCTTGGTCCTTTCGAGcaagtgaagaagaagggtgcAGTAGGCggacgaggtggtggtgttgttggccTCGAGCAAACGAAACGAGACACTGGCTTCTTAGGAAGTTTTGGCTGGGGCAACATTAGCAACTCCCTGGGTTTCCTCGGCGGGGAAGAATTGAGCACAATCAAAGAGATTCGCGGAGCTGTCAATTCTAAGTCTATCCCCTTGCTCAGCACGCCTCAGTCTATCCTGTTTGTCGACTTACAACTTGCTCCGGGAGAGAGCCGGTCATACGAGTATACCTTCCGGCTGCCAAAGGGTTTACCCCCGAGTCACAAAGGCAAAACAATAAAGATATCATATAGCCTGGTCATTGGCACGCAGAGAGCCGGAGGTGCCAAGGAGCAACAAGTCAGGTCTGTCGAGATTCCATTCCGAGTATTGGGCAGTGTCAACAGCCATGGTGAAATTCTTGGTCACGATCTTATGAGCCCGTATATACTGCTCCGAGATGCGGCGGAGGTCAAGAGCCTCGGCAAGCATGTTCGAATGCACAAATCGAGGGCCTCATTTGGTCCTCCAGCAACAATGAATGAATTCCTCAACTACGTGGATGACTTGGCTTCCAGGCGGCGAGACTCGACGGGAATTGCACTGCTGTCCCCAACAGAGTCGACTGCCCAAAGACGTCCATCGACATATGAGGAAGTCGGTACggccaaagaagccatccATCTAGCAATCATGAGAAGCAACATGGCCGGAGACGGCCAACAAAGCGCCAATCGTTTTGAAATTGCACGCAACGGCCAACGAGTTGGCGTAGTAATGCTCACCCGGCCGGCGTACCGCCTAGGCGAAGTTGttaccatggccattgactTCACCGACGCCGATATACCATGCTACGCAGTTCACACAACACTTGAAACATCAGAAAAGGTAGACTCCTCCCTAGCCATCCGCTCCGAGTCAAGCCTACAGCGAGTTACGCGAAAAGTGTACGTTGCCTCTTCCGAAGCAGCCATGTACTCGCGCCGCGTCGTCTTCACGCCCACAATTCCCATCTCCGCTACCCCAGAATTCGTCACCACAGGTGTCAACCTCGAGTGGAAGATCCGCGTGGACTTCGTGGTCCCCTACCAGGGATCGGATACAACTCATCTTGGAGAGCTGCAAGTTCCTCATCCGCTGCTGGAGCAGATTTCGCAGGATGAAAAGGGTGGGCTCGTGCTTGTGGCAATAGAGAATCTGGCGTGTGAAAGCTTTGATATTTCGGTGCCATTGAGAGTGTATGGGGCCGTGGGAAGTGGGCTGGAGAGGCTGGAGAGGGATGAAGCTTCTGAGGAGGGGTTGGTGGTGTAA